The stretch of DNA AACGACTACACCGTGGTCGTGGATCTGGACGCACCGGAACCTGTCACCGTCGCTCCGGTCGTGGCTGCGGCCATTACCAGCGGCGCTGCATTGTCGTTCGCCAGCGATGTCCATGGTCGTGTCGAGTCCGGTGCGCTCATTGCGCTGGTCGAAGACAGCAACAAGGACGGCGTGTACAGCGAAGGGCTCGACAAGATCCTGGGCTATGCCACGGCGGATGCGCAGGGCGATTGGAAAATCGACGCCTCGCTGAGCAAAGGCAATCACTCCATCGGCTTCGTCGTCTGGGATGCCGCCGGCAACCGCTCCAACCTCAGCGAGCTGGTGCAGGTCACGGCCAGCGATGCAACTACCGCCGGCAGCCGGTTGCAGCAGACGACCTGGGGCGGAACCGCCAGCGGTGCGCAGTATGGTTTGAACGCCGCCGCGGTGACGGTCAACGAAGACGGCACCTGGTCGTTCTTCCAGAGTTCGATGGCGCAGAGCTCCGGTGCAGTGGCCAACGCCGGTTATGTCTATAGCGGCACCGATAACCAGAATTACACGGCCACTTACCTGGCGGAGCCCACTGGCGTCTCGGAGCACTGGGAAGGGGGAGTGATCAGCCAGGCGGTCTTTGCGGACTACAACCGTGATGGCTTGCAGGACATCATGAGCCAGACCAGCAGCAGTACCCGCAATACCGCCCTGTGGACCAAAAATAGCGACGGTACCTATACGGGCACGTCGCTGGCCCTTGGTTGGGGTGGCGTTTTGGGGGTAGGTGCCAATGGTACTGAAACCCATGTCGGCGGTGTTGTCGCCTACGACGCTCAAGGTGACGGATACCTGGACTTCGCATTTGCCGGCTCCAACGACAGTGCATACGTCAAGGTCACCAACGACAAGGGGACGCTGAACTACACGATGGAAAACGGCGGCACCAATTTCGCTCACGAAATCAGCGCGGTCGACGTCAACAACAACGGTACCGTGGAGCTGGCCGGTCACTCGGGCTACGACTGGACCAAAGGCCTGTCGGTCCAGTTGAGCAACGCAGACGGCAGCATCGCCTCCACCTATAACCAGGGTGGCGTGTTCCGCCGTGACAGCACGGTCGACCACAGTAACCTGCCGATCTCCATGACCTGGGCGGACTTCAACGGTGACGGTTACCTGGACCTGTTCATCAGTCGCAGCCTGGGTGACGACCGTGCAACCGATACTGACGAAAGCCGTATCTACCTCAACCTTGGCAACGATGCCAACGGTAACTGGTTGGGGATGGCCCAGAATGAGCAGTCGTTGAAGTTTGGCGACAGCATGGACGGCGGTGCTTCGTTCGCCGTGGACTGGAACCACGACGGGCAGATGGACGTTATCGAGGTGCCACGTCGCAATGCGACTGATAGTGTTGCCCAGACAGGTTCGCCTACGGTGTACCTGAACCAGGGCAACAACGTCTGGAGCGGTACCGGACAGTCCCTCAGCGGTACGACGGCTTACGACAACATCACCGGTGCAACCGCAGTGGACTATGACTGGGACGGCGCGGTCGACCTGATCATGTACCGCGCCGGCAGCACCAGTGCCGGCCTGGATCCGAACACCGCCACATCGATTCTGGTCAGGAACGAAAACGTGGTGGCCGACGGCACCAGCCTGCACCTCCGCATCCTGGACAAGAACGGCCTGAACGTGTTCTACGGCAACACCGTCAAGCTGTACAACTCGGCGGGGGACCTGGTCGCAACCCAGATCATCAACCCGCAGTCCTCGGCATCGAGCAACAGCCAGGGCCTGGTGAATTTCTACGGCCTGGACGCCAGCGAGACGTACTCGGTGCAGTTGCTGCGCACCGAGAACAGCACCATCAACCATGTGGGGGCTTCGACCTATCAGCAAAACTATGTCAACGGCACGGTGAACCTGAACTGGGGCGGGCTGACTACGGGGGCCGCACATGATGCTTATGTGCTGACGGCGGAGTCGACCACTGCGGTCAACGACACCATCGGTGAGTCGGGGCTAGTCGGGACCGGTTACAACGACACCTTCTTCGGTTCCGAAGGCAACGACACCATCAATGGCGGTGGGGGCTGGAACACCGCCATGGACGGTACCCAGACCTGGAGCGCGACGCAGGGCATGGACGTGGTCGACTACAGTCGCTCCACCCTGGCCATGCAGATCAACCTGGAGTCGGGTGTGGCGATCGGCATGGGGACGGACAACCTGATCAGCATCGAGGGCATCGTCGGCAGTGCGTTCTCCGACAGCATCACCGACAGTTCGGCCAACAACCGGATCGAAGGCGGCGCGGGCAATGATGTGATCTACCTCACCAATGGCGGTAATGACACGCTGCTGTACAAGGTGTTGGACGCCAGCAATGCCACCGGTGGTAATGGTAGCGATCAGATCTACAGCTTCCACGTAGGCAATGTGCTTACCGACGGTAATGCCGACGTCATCGATGTCAGCGAACTGCTGGGCTACAAAGGCACGGCAGGGCTGTATCAGGACCAGGGCGTGACCAAACTGGACAGCGCCTCCAGCGAGTTGCTGGACTACCTGAAGGTGGAAGTCGTGGGTAACGACACGGTCATCAGCGTCGATCGTGATGGTGCCGGGGCTGAGTTCGGCTTCAGCTCCATCGCCACGCTGGTCGATGTCAAGACCGACCTGTTGACCCTGATGCAAAACCACCAGTTGGTGGTGTGATGTGAAAAAGCCCACCTGCGCTCGATGGACCGGGCGCAGGCGGGTTGGCTTGAGAAAAACGCAGACGTGAGTCTGCGTTTTTTTTGCCCCGAGAGCGGGAGGGCGTTCCCGGGTGAGCCCAGCGGCTCACCGATCGGGCCGTTTTCGCTTTAGGGTTTACCCTACAGATCCCGCGGTGTGGTGTTCTTACCATGAAGACCTTGCTTCATGGAGGTCTACCAAAAATGAGTCACAAATATTGGAGAGCGGGCCTGATCACCGTTGTCTCGTCGATCGCCTTGCTGGGCTTTTCCGAACCGGTGGTTGCTGATACCTCACCTCGTCCCGCTGGGCAGAAACGCATTGTCTGCAACCCGCAATGCGAAACCGTAAGCACTTCAGCAGCGCCAACCTCGCGGCCGACTCAATCGGCTCCCGCGCAACCTGCAGCACAGCAGCCGGGCGTTGCGGGCAAGCGCAATCCTTTTTCCTATGACAGCTTGCCGGCAATGGACGGCAAGGCCATAAACCTGCCGGCCTCCTCGGCCAACCAGGCTCCGGCGCCAGCTGGCGATCTATGGCAAGTCGTCTCGCTGGCGGTCAACCGTTACCCATCGATCCGCGATGCGGCTTCGGTCCTCGAGCAACGCCGTGAAGGCATCGACGTCGCCCGGGCCGGCTACCTGCCGAAAGTGGACGTGGGCATCAGTTCCGGCCGGCAGAGTTTCGGCAGTAACGGGCAGGCACTGTCGCTCACCGCCAGCCAGATGCTGTACGACTTCGGCAAGGTCGGTGGCGCGGTCACCGAGGCCGAGTCCAACGTGGTGCTGCAACAAGTGAAATGGCAGGGCGAGATCGACGACATTGCCCTGCAGGCCGCCGAGGCGGTGATCGAGGTGCGTCGGTACGAAGCGCTGGTCAATGCCGCGCAAGCGCAAAAAGAGCAACTGGAAAAACTGCAGCAACTGGCTGCGCGCCGGGTCAGCGAAGGGGCCAGCACCCAGGCCGACCTGATCCAGGCGCAATCTCGGGTCGAGGCGGCCGAAGCCTCGCTGCTCGCGAGCCAGACTCAGCTGAGCCAGCAACGTAGCAAGCTGCGCATCCTGATAGGCCAGGAACCGCTCAATGACATCGCGGTGCCCGAGAGCCGTTTGGCCCAGGCCCTGGCAACTATCGATCCCGATATGGAAATGACCATCGGCGTGCAGCAGGCTGAAGCCGAATGGAGTGTCGCCCAGGCCCAAGCCGCTCAGGCCCAGGCCAATGCCAAGCCGACCGTGTCCCTGGATGCGGGCGTCGACAAGTACCTGGGCAATGTCCCCTCGGGCCGGGACGAGTACGCCTACACCTTGACTGTAAGCGTCAAGCACAGCCTGTTCGACGGCGGCGCGCCATCAGCACGGATTCGCGGGGCGGGCCAGGCGGTCCGTGCCGCCGAAGAGCGCATCCATACCCGCAAGCTTGAGGCGCAGAACGCCTGGTTCCGCCTGCAAGAGCAAATGGCCGGGTTGTCGAGCCGGATCAAGGTACTGGGTGACCGCTACAAAAGCATGGTCGATACCCGTGCGCTGTACGAACAGCAATACCTGGCGCTCGGTACGCGCTCCTTGCTCGATCTGTTGAACGCCGAACAGGAAATCTTCCAGGCCCAGACCGACCGGGAAAACTCCCGCCACGACCTCTGGCTGGCCCAGGTGAACTACATCAACGCCACCGGCCATATGCGTAACGTATTCGCCCTGATGGGAGCTTCGTCATGACCACTCATTCAACCGTTGCCTCTGCAAGCTCTACCGCGGATGTAGCGAACCCCTGGCTGGACGCCATGCTACAAGTGGCCCGGCATTATCGGCTGGAGACCTCGACGGAGCGTGTGCGCGTCATGCTCGACTGGCAAACCGACCACCCGGCCGACGTCCAGCTCAAGCAAATGGCGCGCGACATGGGCATGTCGCTGTGTTTCGAGAAACCCGGCAAAGGCATTCTGGACCCCTGGCGGCTGCCGGTGGTGGCCGAGTTCGACAACGGCCAGGTCGGCGTCATCGAAAGTGTCGACAACGGCCAGTTCGTCGGCGTGCGCCTGAGCGGCGAGCAGGGCGTATTGCAGGCTTTGCCGGTAGCCGAGGTCTGCGCCCGGATACAACGGGTCTTGCTGTTGCGCCCTGAAGTGTCGACGCCCGATGCGCGGGTCGACGACTACATCAAGCCCTTCGAGGCCAACTGGTTCTGGAAACTGGCGCTGCACGACTGGCGGCGGTACTCCGATGTGATGCTGGCCTCGCTGATTGCCAACGTCCTGGCCCTGGGCGCCATGCTGTTCTCGATGCAGATCTACGACCGGGTGATTCCCGCCCAGTCCGAGCCGACCCTGTGGGTGCTGTTCGGCGGGGTGGTCATCGCCATCGTTTTCGAGTTCTGCATGCGCCTGTCGCGGACCCATCTGACCGACAAGATTGGCAAGCGCGCCGACCTGCGGATTTCCGACCGGGTCTTTGGCCATGCGCTGCGCATCCGCACCCAGGATCAGTCGAAATCCACCGGCTCCTTCATTTCGCAGATCCGCGAGCTGGAGCAGGTGCGCGAGCTGATCACCTCCACCACCGTGAACGCCATGGCGGACCTGCCGTTCTTCTTCCTGTTCCTCGGCGTGCTGTGGTACGTCGGCGGGATGATGGCCTTGGTGCCGCTGGCGATCCTGCCGTTGCTGATCATTCCCGGCCTGCTGGCCCAGCGCTGGTTGGCCAGATACTCCAAGGAAGGCATGCGCGAAGCTTCGCTTCGCAACGCGATGCTGATCGAGGCCGTCCAGGGCAACGAAGACATCAAGCTGCTGCGTGCCGAGCAGCGCTTCCAGACCCAGTGGAACCACCTCAACCAGGTGTCGGCCGACATCAGCATGCGCCAGCGCTTCATCACCGGTGCGTTGATGACCTGGACCCAGGAACTGCAATCGCTGGTCTATGTGCTGGTGATCCTGGTGGGCTGCTTCATGGTCATCAGCGGCGACATGACCACCGGCGCCTTGATCGGTGCCTCGATCCTGTCGTCGCGGATGATTGCGCCCCTGGCGCAATTGTCGGGCGTCATGGCGCGCTGGCAGCAGGCCAAGGTCGCCCGCGAAGGCCTGGACGAGTTGATGAAGCGCCCGGTCGACCAGCCCCTGCACGGCAAGATGCTGCACCGTCCGGTCATCCACGGCGACTACCGCTTCGACGGCGTGAAGTTCCGCTACGAGCAGGAGCAGAAGCAGCCGGCGCTGGAGATCCCCGGCCTGACGATCAAGGCCGGCGAGAAAGTGGCGATCCTGGGTCGCAACGGCGCCGGCAAGTCGACCCTGCTGCACCTGTTGTCCGGCTTGCAGGCGCCCCAGGAAGGCAACGTGCTGCTGGACTCATTGAACCTGTCGATGATCGATCCGTATGACGTGCGCCGTGACGTGGGCTTCCTCAGCCAACAGGCATCGCTGTTCTTCGGCTCGCTGCGCGACAACATCATCATGGGCAAACCCATGGCCACTGACGACGAGATCATCCAGGCACTGACCTTGAGTGGCGCGCTGTCGCTGGTGCAGTCGTTGCCCGATGGCCTGGATCACATGATCCGCGAGGGCGGCAAGGGCTTGTCCGGCGGCCAGCGGCAAATGCTCTTGCTGGCCCGCACGCTGATCCGCAACCCCCGCGTGCTGCTGCTGGACGAGCCGACCGCCTGGCTCGA from Pseudomonas chlororaphis subsp. chlororaphis encodes:
- a CDS encoding TolC family outer membrane protein, whose amino-acid sequence is MSHKYWRAGLITVVSSIALLGFSEPVVADTSPRPAGQKRIVCNPQCETVSTSAAPTSRPTQSAPAQPAAQQPGVAGKRNPFSYDSLPAMDGKAINLPASSANQAPAPAGDLWQVVSLAVNRYPSIRDAASVLEQRREGIDVARAGYLPKVDVGISSGRQSFGSNGQALSLTASQMLYDFGKVGGAVTEAESNVVLQQVKWQGEIDDIALQAAEAVIEVRRYEALVNAAQAQKEQLEKLQQLAARRVSEGASTQADLIQAQSRVEAAEASLLASQTQLSQQRSKLRILIGQEPLNDIAVPESRLAQALATIDPDMEMTIGVQQAEAEWSVAQAQAAQAQANAKPTVSLDAGVDKYLGNVPSGRDEYAYTLTVSVKHSLFDGGAPSARIRGAGQAVRAAEERIHTRKLEAQNAWFRLQEQMAGLSSRIKVLGDRYKSMVDTRALYEQQYLALGTRSLLDLLNAEQEIFQAQTDRENSRHDLWLAQVNYINATGHMRNVFALMGASS
- a CDS encoding type I secretion system permease/ATPase, giving the protein MTTHSTVASASSTADVANPWLDAMLQVARHYRLETSTERVRVMLDWQTDHPADVQLKQMARDMGMSLCFEKPGKGILDPWRLPVVAEFDNGQVGVIESVDNGQFVGVRLSGEQGVLQALPVAEVCARIQRVLLLRPEVSTPDARVDDYIKPFEANWFWKLALHDWRRYSDVMLASLIANVLALGAMLFSMQIYDRVIPAQSEPTLWVLFGGVVIAIVFEFCMRLSRTHLTDKIGKRADLRISDRVFGHALRIRTQDQSKSTGSFISQIRELEQVRELITSTTVNAMADLPFFFLFLGVLWYVGGMMALVPLAILPLLIIPGLLAQRWLARYSKEGMREASLRNAMLIEAVQGNEDIKLLRAEQRFQTQWNHLNQVSADISMRQRFITGALMTWTQELQSLVYVLVILVGCFMVISGDMTTGALIGASILSSRMIAPLAQLSGVMARWQQAKVAREGLDELMKRPVDQPLHGKMLHRPVIHGDYRFDGVKFRYEQEQKQPALEIPGLTIKAGEKVAILGRNGAGKSTLLHLLSGLQAPQEGNVLLDSLNLSMIDPYDVRRDVGFLSQQASLFFGSLRDNIIMGKPMATDDEIIQALTLSGALSLVQSLPDGLDHMIREGGKGLSGGQRQMLLLARTLIRNPRVLLLDEPTAWLDELSEQQLIEKLLPWLEGRTLIVATHRPAVLKWVDRIIAVDKGRIVLDDTKHIVISQMSKPRASAA